Proteins co-encoded in one Polynucleobacter sp. MG-6-Vaara-E2 genomic window:
- a CDS encoding Crp/Fnr family transcriptional regulator, with protein MTVLDKHPEKNLIRLQLSQNCVLKSLDSAAMSDLERHLEISDLKKSEILLHQGDHQMEQYFVLDGILKRIVSSADAKEMILRFAIEKDIETSYAAWRLKTAAPYSIASVTKARVARMPMKKWAEFLEEHKPLKESFEFEVMRLMSEIMAHTITLHMLDAPGRVERFLRKYEDLFELLPKKELAAYLNLSPETLSRLKTKHKELFI; from the coding sequence ATGACTGTATTAGATAAGCACCCCGAAAAAAACCTGATTCGACTTCAGTTGAGCCAAAACTGTGTGCTCAAAAGTCTAGACTCAGCGGCAATGTCTGACCTAGAGCGTCATTTAGAGATCTCTGACTTAAAGAAATCAGAAATACTGCTACACCAAGGCGATCACCAGATGGAGCAGTACTTCGTGCTTGATGGAATTTTGAAGCGTATTGTTTCTAGCGCTGATGCAAAGGAGATGATCCTACGGTTTGCTATCGAAAAAGATATCGAAACTAGCTATGCCGCATGGCGCCTTAAGACGGCAGCCCCGTATAGCATTGCCTCGGTGACCAAAGCCCGCGTGGCTCGGATGCCCATGAAAAAATGGGCTGAGTTTTTGGAGGAGCATAAGCCCCTTAAAGAAAGCTTTGAATTTGAGGTGATGCGTTTGATGAGCGAGATTATGGCTCACACCATTACCCTACATATGCTCGATGCCCCAGGTCGGGTAGAGCGCTTTCTACGCAAATATGAGGATCTATTTGAGCTCCTTCCTAAAAAAGAGCTGGCCGCCTATCTCAACCTCTCTCCGGAGACCTTGAGCCGCCTTAAAACGAAGCATAAAGAGCTTTTTATATAG